From a region of the Kaistia sp. 32K genome:
- the panB gene encoding 3-methyl-2-oxobutanoate hydroxymethyltransferase, whose amino-acid sequence MSVVAQTRRLTAIDIGSRKGGTPIVSLTAYHAHTAAIMDSYVDFILVGDSLGMVMHGLESTVPVTLDMMILQGLAVMRGSKRALVVVDMPFGSYEESPQAAFRSASRIMKETGCGAIKMEGGVHMAETVSFLTKRGIPVMGHIGLTPQSINTMGGFKVQGKNDESAAAVMADAKAIAEAGAFAIVVEGVIEPVARDITRAVAVPTIGIGASPDCDGQILVLEDMLGLSPRVPKFVKKFGNLGGMIEEAISAYADEVKARTFPSPEQVYTKKA is encoded by the coding sequence ATGTCCGTCGTGGCCCAGACCCGCCGTTTGACGGCGATCGATATCGGCAGCCGCAAGGGTGGCACGCCGATCGTCTCGCTGACGGCCTATCACGCCCATACGGCGGCGATCATGGATTCGTATGTCGACTTCATCCTGGTCGGCGATTCGCTCGGCATGGTCATGCACGGGCTCGAGAGCACGGTTCCCGTCACCCTCGACATGATGATCCTGCAGGGGCTCGCGGTGATGCGCGGCTCCAAGCGGGCGCTCGTCGTCGTCGACATGCCGTTCGGCTCCTATGAGGAGAGCCCGCAGGCGGCCTTCCGCTCGGCCTCGCGGATCATGAAGGAGACCGGCTGCGGCGCCATCAAGATGGAAGGCGGCGTGCACATGGCCGAGACGGTCAGCTTCCTGACCAAGCGCGGCATTCCGGTCATGGGCCATATCGGCCTGACGCCGCAGTCGATCAACACGATGGGCGGCTTCAAGGTGCAGGGCAAGAACGACGAGAGCGCGGCGGCGGTGATGGCCGACGCCAAGGCGATCGCGGAAGCCGGCGCGTTTGCCATCGTCGTCGAGGGCGTGATCGAGCCGGTCGCGCGCGACATCACGCGCGCGGTCGCCGTACCGACCATCGGCATCGGCGCCTCGCCGGATTGCGACGGGCAGATCCTGGTGCTCGAGGACATGCTGGGCCTGTCGCCGCGCGTGCCGAAATTCGTCAAGAAGTTCGGCAATCTCGGCGGCATGATCGAGGAAGCGATCTCCGCCTATGCCGACGAGGTCAAGGCGCGCACCTTCCCGTCGCCGGAGCAGGTCTATACCAAGAAGGCCTGA
- a CDS encoding tetratricopeptide repeat protein, which translates to MTDIFHEVEDDLRREKAKRLWARFGPYVLLVAVLIVIGVGGWRGWEYWREQQAAAEGDRFVAALKLASESKHDEAIAALNDIAATGSGGYPVLASFRAAAELAATKKTDDAVKAFDAIAAKADTPPLLKSMARLRAAMLVVDTSDLAGMKSRVGDLAEVGNPWRHSARELLGLTAWQKGDLEAARGYFQSIQDDPETPQSMRSRAQLMQDLIRSKIGAAPAPAKS; encoded by the coding sequence ATGACCGATATTTTTCACGAAGTGGAAGACGACCTTCGCCGCGAGAAGGCGAAGCGTCTCTGGGCTCGCTTCGGACCTTATGTTCTTCTGGTTGCGGTGCTGATCGTCATCGGCGTCGGCGGCTGGCGTGGCTGGGAATATTGGCGCGAGCAGCAGGCGGCCGCCGAGGGCGACCGTTTCGTCGCCGCGCTGAAGCTCGCCAGCGAAAGCAAGCATGACGAGGCGATCGCGGCGCTGAACGACATCGCGGCGACCGGTTCGGGCGGCTATCCCGTGCTCGCGAGCTTCCGGGCGGCTGCCGAACTCGCCGCCACCAAGAAGACCGACGACGCCGTGAAGGCGTTCGACGCGATCGCCGCCAAGGCCGATACGCCGCCGCTCCTGAAGTCGATGGCGCGGCTTCGCGCGGCGATGCTGGTCGTCGATACGTCCGATCTCGCCGGCATGAAGAGCCGCGTCGGCGATCTCGCCGAAGTCGGCAATCCCTGGCGTCATAGTGCTCGCGAGCTGCTCGGCCTCACCGCCTGGCAGAAGGGCGACCTCGAGGCGGCGCGCGGCTATTTCCAGTCGATCCAGGACGATCCGGAGACGCCGCAGTCGATGCGCAGCCGCGCTCAGCTGATGCAGGATCTGATCCGTTCCAAGATCGGCGCGGCGCCGGCTCCGGCCAAGAGCTGA
- a CDS encoding L,D-transpeptidase — protein sequence MPPPFAPTRPLAMFALSVALGVAALAAAPPQAAKADVVARVNLSSQQMIVYVDGRARYGWDVSTARKGYRTPVGSYRPTRMHRMWYSRKYDDAPMPNSVFFHGGYAIHGTPHVRSLGRPASHGCIRLAPENARRLYQLIAERGMKNARVVITR from the coding sequence ATGCCCCCGCCCTTCGCCCCAACCCGCCCCCTCGCGATGTTCGCCCTGTCCGTGGCCCTTGGCGTCGCCGCCCTCGCCGCCGCCCCGCCGCAAGCCGCGAAGGCCGACGTCGTCGCCCGCGTCAATCTCTCGTCGCAGCAGATGATCGTCTATGTCGATGGCCGGGCGCGCTATGGCTGGGACGTCTCGACAGCAAGGAAGGGCTACCGCACGCCCGTCGGCAGCTACCGGCCGACGCGCATGCACCGGATGTGGTACTCGCGCAAATACGATGATGCGCCCATGCCCAACTCGGTCTTCTTCCATGGCGGCTATGCCATCCACGGCACCCCGCATGTCCGTTCGCTCGGCCGGCCGGCCTCGCATGGCTGCATCCGCCTGGCGCCCGAGAATGCCCGCCGGCTCTACCAGCTGATCGCCGAGCGCGGCATGAAAAATGCGCGCGTCGTGATCACACGCTGA